One genomic segment of Kribbella jejuensis includes these proteins:
- a CDS encoding ferrochelatase, with translation MSPAAPPYDAVLLLSFGGPEKPEDVLPFLQNVTRGRGIPDERLKEVGEHYYAFGGKSPINDQNRALLAALRTSFDEIGLDLPIYWGNRNWAPYLTDTMREMAADGIRRAVVIVTSAYPSYSGCRQYRENLEDAARAVPDAPRIDKLRHYANHPGFVASFVESTAEALSKLPEGSAIAYVTHSIPTAMNATSGPDGNGYVDWHDDVAASITAELERRTGQTRRTDLVYCSRSGPPQVPWLEPDVNDHLETLAAEGQPGVAVVPIGFVSDHMEVIYDLDTEAAKTAEKLGLPMARAATPGTDPKFVTMLRDLVVERAAAERGEQPERPCVGKLGPGWDDCRPDCCPPLRRPTPAKETA, from the coding sequence ATGTCGCCAGCCGCACCTCCCTACGACGCTGTCCTGCTGCTCTCGTTCGGCGGACCCGAGAAACCCGAGGACGTGCTCCCCTTCCTGCAGAACGTGACCCGCGGCCGCGGGATCCCGGACGAGCGGTTGAAGGAGGTCGGTGAGCACTACTACGCGTTCGGCGGCAAGAGCCCGATCAACGACCAGAACCGGGCGCTGCTCGCGGCGCTGCGGACGTCGTTCGACGAGATCGGTCTGGACCTGCCGATCTACTGGGGCAACCGCAACTGGGCGCCGTACCTGACCGACACGATGCGCGAGATGGCCGCCGACGGGATCCGCCGGGCCGTGGTGATCGTCACGTCCGCCTACCCGTCGTACTCCGGCTGCCGGCAGTACCGGGAGAACCTGGAGGACGCGGCGCGCGCGGTCCCGGACGCGCCGCGGATCGACAAGCTCCGGCACTACGCGAACCATCCCGGCTTCGTCGCCTCGTTCGTCGAGTCGACCGCCGAGGCACTGAGCAAGCTGCCGGAAGGGTCAGCGATCGCGTACGTGACGCACTCGATCCCGACCGCGATGAACGCGACCAGCGGCCCGGACGGCAACGGGTACGTCGACTGGCACGACGACGTCGCCGCGTCGATCACGGCGGAGCTTGAGCGCCGTACCGGGCAGACCCGGCGTACCGACCTGGTCTACTGCTCACGCTCCGGGCCGCCGCAGGTGCCGTGGCTGGAGCCGGATGTGAACGACCACCTCGAGACCCTCGCCGCCGAGGGGCAGCCCGGCGTGGCCGTCGTACCGATCGGGTTCGTCAGCGACCACATGGAGGTCATCTACGACCTCGACACCGAGGCCGCGAAGACCGCGGAGAAGCTCGGGTTGCCGATGGCGCGCGCTGCCACGCCGGGGACCGACCCGAAGTTCGTCACGATGCTCCGCGACCTGGTGGTCGAGCGAGCCGCCGCCGAGCGCGGCGAGCAGCCGGAGCGCCCGTGCGTCGGAAAACTCGGCCCGGGCTGGGACGACTGCCGGCCCGACTGCTGCCCCCCGCTCCGCCGACCGACCCCAGCTAAGGAAACCGCATGA
- a CDS encoding MFS transporter encodes MRRPGAGAFFAAGILGRMPISMIGLGIVILIAQESGSYGLAGAVSGVAVIAGALTGPIQGRLVDRFGQRGLILIGSVACTVGLAGLLVAVRAEAATWVLYALSFVAGGTRPQVGSFVRARWTHLLGRGRALQTAFALEAVGDEVVFIVGPVLVTTLATQVSPYAALSAAGVLGLAGGIWLALLRASDPPGRGKSDGAEQAPLPWLSIMLLSLIGLGLGATLGGAEVITVAFTTEKGQAGLAGVVLAIWAFGSLLAGLWYGSVHWRAAVERRLLLGTIALAITLAPLPWVNSVPLLGVVLFCCGMTIAPTMVAVTACVEEWVPPERLTEAITWTVTGILLGVAPGNAAAGHAVDIWGPSNAYWVPFGVGIACAIVAGISITFARPKERFAHN; translated from the coding sequence ATGCGCCGCCCCGGCGCCGGTGCGTTCTTCGCGGCCGGCATCCTCGGGCGGATGCCGATCTCGATGATCGGCCTCGGAATCGTGATCCTGATCGCCCAGGAGAGCGGTTCGTACGGACTCGCCGGGGCGGTGTCCGGCGTGGCCGTGATCGCCGGTGCCCTGACCGGCCCGATCCAGGGCCGGCTCGTCGACCGGTTCGGTCAGCGCGGCCTGATCCTGATCGGCTCGGTCGCCTGTACGGTCGGCCTGGCCGGGCTGCTCGTCGCGGTCCGTGCCGAAGCGGCTACCTGGGTGCTGTACGCGCTGTCGTTCGTTGCCGGTGGCACCCGTCCGCAGGTCGGCTCGTTCGTCCGGGCCCGGTGGACGCATCTGCTCGGCCGCGGGCGCGCGCTGCAGACGGCGTTCGCGCTGGAGGCCGTCGGCGACGAGGTCGTCTTCATCGTCGGACCGGTCCTGGTCACCACTCTCGCCACCCAGGTCAGCCCGTACGCCGCCTTGTCCGCTGCCGGCGTACTGGGACTGGCCGGGGGCATCTGGCTGGCTCTGCTGCGCGCCTCCGACCCGCCGGGGCGTGGCAAGTCCGACGGCGCCGAGCAGGCGCCGCTGCCCTGGCTGTCGATCATGCTGCTCAGCCTCATCGGTCTGGGCCTTGGTGCGACCCTCGGCGGCGCTGAGGTCATCACGGTCGCGTTCACGACCGAGAAGGGCCAGGCGGGGCTCGCAGGCGTGGTCCTCGCGATCTGGGCGTTCGGCAGCCTGCTGGCGGGACTCTGGTACGGCTCGGTGCACTGGCGCGCCGCGGTCGAGCGCCGGCTGCTGCTCGGCACCATCGCGCTCGCGATCACGCTGGCGCCGCTCCCCTGGGTCAACAGTGTCCCGCTGCTCGGCGTGGTGTTGTTCTGCTGCGGTATGACGATCGCGCCGACGATGGTCGCGGTCACCGCGTGTGTCGAGGAGTGGGTGCCGCCGGAGCGGCTGACCGAGGCGATCACGTGGACGGTCACGGGCATCCTGCTCGGCGTGGCGCCCGGAAACGCTGCCGCCGGGCATGCGGTCGACATCTGGGGACCGTCGAACGCGTACTGGGTCCCGTTCGGGGTCGGGATCGCGTGTGCGATCGTGGCAGGCATCTCGATCACGTTCGCGCGCCCGAAGGAACGGTTCGCGCACAACTAG
- a CDS encoding MerR family transcriptional regulator: MDHSIGAVARLAGVSVKAVRHYSDLGLVTSRRTAAGHRRYDDNAVVRLRLIRTLRALDLDLPTIRAVLRDERPLAEVAATHADALAIQISTLRQQHALLTVLARNPELEDLHLMTEQSEQDRRALIEDFLSTTLDGVAPAVRQNLTPVLPEHPDPQQVEAWLELTALVSSHDFQESVRRLLAGYLALAGDDPLRADPVYRRKLIELRRTEAGPDWYRYQELVAVINGWAPPSRVAG; the protein is encoded by the coding sequence ATGGACCACTCGATCGGTGCGGTGGCGCGGCTCGCCGGCGTGTCGGTGAAAGCCGTGCGGCACTACTCCGACCTCGGGCTGGTGACGTCACGGCGTACTGCCGCCGGCCATCGACGGTACGACGACAACGCCGTCGTACGGCTGCGGCTGATCCGGACGTTGCGTGCGCTGGACCTGGACCTGCCGACGATCCGCGCCGTACTGCGGGACGAACGCCCCCTCGCCGAGGTCGCCGCGACCCACGCGGACGCGCTCGCGATCCAGATCAGCACGCTGCGCCAGCAGCACGCCCTGCTCACGGTCCTGGCCCGAAATCCCGAACTGGAGGATCTTCACCTCATGACCGAACAGTCCGAGCAGGACCGCCGCGCGCTGATCGAGGACTTCCTCAGCACGACGCTCGATGGCGTCGCCCCGGCAGTCCGCCAGAACCTGACGCCCGTACTGCCCGAGCACCCCGACCCGCAGCAGGTCGAGGCCTGGCTGGAGCTGACCGCGCTGGTGTCGTCGCATGACTTTCAGGAGTCGGTACGGCGTCTTCTGGCCGGATATCTCGCACTGGCCGGAGACGATCCGCTGCGCGCGGACCCGGTGTACCGCCGGAAGCTGATCGAACTCCGTCGTACCGAGGCCGGGCCTGACTGGTACCGGTACCAGGAACTGGTTGCCGTGATCAACGGGTGGGCGCCGCCGTCACGGGTTGCGGGGTAG
- a CDS encoding trimeric intracellular cation channel family protein → MVLHVLDLVGIFVFGITGALVGVRKKLDVFGIQVLALVTGLGGGFIRDVLIGQTPPAALRDWRYLVVPIVAGLLTFFLHPGIGRVERLVNIFDAAGLALFCVTGALKAIDFGLSPISAALLGTLSGIGGGVLRDVLSGRVPVVLRSEIYATPALLGAGIVVIAAWLEYHALWVPIAAALVCFTIRLIAIRRGWNAPLPRNP, encoded by the coding sequence ATGGTGTTGCATGTGCTCGACCTGGTCGGGATCTTCGTGTTCGGGATCACCGGGGCGCTGGTCGGCGTCCGGAAGAAGCTGGACGTCTTCGGAATCCAGGTGCTCGCGCTCGTCACCGGTCTCGGCGGCGGGTTCATCCGCGACGTACTGATCGGCCAGACGCCCCCGGCCGCGCTGCGCGACTGGCGCTACCTGGTCGTCCCGATCGTGGCGGGGCTGCTCACGTTCTTCCTCCATCCCGGGATCGGCCGGGTCGAACGGCTGGTGAACATCTTCGACGCGGCCGGTCTCGCCCTGTTCTGTGTCACCGGCGCCCTGAAAGCCATCGACTTCGGCCTGTCGCCGATCTCGGCCGCTCTGCTCGGCACGCTGTCCGGCATCGGCGGGGGAGTACTCCGGGACGTGCTCAGCGGCCGCGTACCCGTCGTACTGCGCTCCGAGATCTACGCCACGCCCGCACTGCTCGGTGCGGGCATCGTCGTGATCGCCGCGTGGCTGGAGTACCACGCGTTGTGGGTGCCGATCGCCGCCGCCCTGGTCTGCTTCACGATCCGCCTGATCGCGATCCGCCGCGGCTGGAACGCGCCGCTACCCCGCAACCCGTGA
- a CDS encoding phosphotransferase family protein: MSRAPDIDYTATSLRPSWASLPPALHESLTVALGTNITHVHNPVTSGFTGGFAARADLADGRQVFIKAAPEGLHAYQAYQREAEVVPQLPNSVRAPAIITTAHTTPTGTTGTTTPGGGGGRWFAVVSEWVDGRMPGGPWTVEDFGRVTAACEQMAEALWPSPLVGLKKFGELVAEDVGVPAAVLSGEQELPTGLQGWVPQVLPELVELMQLAPEALAGDTAAHSDLRPDNLLIDDAGTCWTIDWNWLTLGPAWLDWVGLLPVAQYQGIDTFTAITRSPLTADVPSDYLDSFVAVIAAYMMKNADAPPPPGCTPALRAHQRLYAWTFLDWLAARRRWHTVDV, translated from the coding sequence ATGAGCCGCGCGCCGGACATCGACTACACCGCCACCTCCCTCCGCCCCTCCTGGGCGTCGCTCCCGCCCGCCCTCCACGAGTCCCTCACCGTTGCCCTGGGCACCAACATCACCCACGTCCACAACCCCGTCACGTCCGGCTTCACGGGCGGCTTCGCAGCCCGAGCAGACCTGGCCGACGGCCGCCAAGTCTTCATCAAGGCGGCACCCGAAGGCCTCCACGCCTACCAGGCATACCAACGCGAGGCCGAAGTAGTCCCCCAACTCCCGAACTCAGTCCGAGCACCCGCCATCATCACCACCGCCCACACCACCCCGACCGGCACTACCGGGACGACGACTCCCGGAGGCGGCGGTGGGCGGTGGTTTGCTGTTGTGTCCGAGTGGGTTGACGGGCGGATGCCTGGCGGACCGTGGACGGTTGAGGACTTCGGTCGGGTGACTGCTGCCTGTGAGCAGATGGCTGAGGCTCTGTGGCCGAGTCCGTTGGTCGGGCTGAAGAAGTTCGGGGAGCTGGTGGCTGAGGACGTCGGCGTGCCCGCGGCGGTTCTGTCGGGTGAGCAAGAGTTGCCGACGGGGCTGCAGGGTTGGGTGCCGCAGGTGCTGCCGGAGCTGGTGGAACTGATGCAGCTGGCTCCGGAGGCGCTGGCCGGTGATACAGCCGCCCACTCGGACCTGCGACCCGACAACCTGCTGATCGACGACGCCGGCACGTGCTGGACGATCGACTGGAACTGGTTGACTCTCGGCCCCGCCTGGCTGGACTGGGTCGGGCTGCTGCCGGTAGCGCAGTACCAAGGCATCGACACCTTCACCGCGATCACCCGGAGCCCACTGACCGCCGACGTACCCAGCGACTACCTCGACAGCTTCGTCGCGGTCATCGCCGCGTACATGATGAAGAACGCCGACGCCCCACCCCCACCCGGCTGCACCCCGGCACTGCGCGCTCACCAGCGGCTGTACGCGTGGACGTTCCTCGACTGGCTCGCCGCACGTCGTCGGTGGCATACCGTAGACGTATGA
- the fdhD gene encoding formate dehydrogenase accessory sulfurtransferase FdhD, whose amino-acid sequence MTKAPTSRFKVEVLDGDKTSRREDVVSTEEPLELRLEWPGRPPEPLVVTMRTPGSDFELAAGFCLGEGFAVRPDAIRTVAYCTDVTLTREQQFNTVTVSFDGPPDREPPQRYGVTSAACGVCGQQSLDELAERQYDPVDPVEAPVDVVRRLPDLLRDAQPMFSRTGGLHAAGLFTTDGRKVVVKEDIGRHNAVDKVVGWTVLNQHSRKGLVLAVSGRAGYEIVQKAVAAGLGMIVAVGAPSSLAVDLARKFNITLAGFARGDRCVVYSAPERIIRPA is encoded by the coding sequence ATGACGAAGGCGCCCACCAGCAGGTTCAAGGTCGAAGTGCTCGACGGTGACAAGACCTCGCGGCGAGAGGACGTCGTCAGCACCGAGGAACCACTGGAGCTCCGGCTCGAGTGGCCCGGCCGGCCACCCGAACCACTGGTCGTCACCATGCGCACCCCCGGCTCCGACTTCGAGCTCGCCGCCGGCTTCTGCCTCGGCGAAGGCTTCGCGGTCCGCCCGGACGCGATCCGCACGGTCGCCTACTGCACCGACGTCACCCTCACCAGAGAGCAGCAGTTCAACACCGTCACGGTCAGCTTCGACGGTCCCCCGGACCGCGAACCACCCCAGCGGTACGGCGTGACGTCGGCAGCGTGCGGCGTCTGCGGTCAACAGAGCCTCGACGAACTCGCGGAACGCCAGTACGACCCGGTCGATCCGGTGGAAGCGCCGGTCGATGTCGTACGCCGGCTGCCCGACCTGCTCCGCGACGCGCAGCCGATGTTCAGCCGTACCGGCGGACTGCACGCCGCAGGCTTGTTCACCACCGACGGCCGCAAGGTCGTGGTGAAGGAGGACATCGGCCGTCACAACGCCGTCGACAAGGTGGTCGGCTGGACCGTCCTCAACCAGCACAGCCGCAAGGGCCTCGTCCTCGCCGTCAGCGGCCGGGCCGGCTACGAGATCGTCCAGAAGGCAGTCGCCGCGGGCCTCGGGATGATCGTCGCCGTCGGCGCCCCGTCCAGCCTCGCCGTCGATCTGGCGAGGAAGTTCAACATCACCTTGGCCGGCTTCGCCCGCGGCGACCGCTGCGTCGTCTACTCGGCGCCGGAGCGGATCATCCGTCCAGCGTGA
- a CDS encoding AAA family ATPase: protein MRLHSLALRDFRGVKDRTVRFRALGTTVVVGDNEVGKSSLVEAFGLIFDLPDDSKSTRIKDIQPVGQDVGPAVTAELSLGGRELTYSKRWLKNRSTELTIVEADGRRQSWTGREAHNEAERLFHEHVDPVLWQTLMVSQGQSLVLPTPADAEPLITAVTAESGTPVDGASMPLVSAVEHEYLRYWTPRGKPTGDFARSGKAVDAAELAFKQALQAMEEVQSDIRRAERLNLDLDDVSNRLAEHLTGVEALRERKQATDEILLRRDSVRSRAETARARLENHTRTRLERERLLEEVERFTTFDADLADRRADAELVAKKAAETVRAAEAALAEVVELKDLRRTEVQAAERRVSDLMDRAELDRLIGQQTELVDVRARIAAAGTILDRIKVDDATVSALEDARAAVVEARAALAAGVPEVTVRRLGPEPVELSGTGLDGDVPADLGFDATASLLVSGELVVGVPGQLEVTVRAGGEAATLRSRVDDAVRREKDLLKKAGVKDVAAARELLRKADTALAELNEARRTEKSLTAGGDPGERIAVLTARLGVGEEAEPEEEKTTKQPVVDVPGQMSLFEEFASPHDTLFDDFEVAEPEPDDLAAAQRALEEARDGLAEAERLLTDAEFAAAQARKAADEDRSEAQNARARSELAGERLAAAIESLEAARAALDDEAVATAEAEATAEVEAVIEELTAVEAQAAAAGADEIAGELNHALAVAKRLQDERDRLRDALRTTEGRLEQSGRDGLATRRDVAELELAAVRTEHESLLRRAEAARRVHETLSRHRAEAQTKYSEPLQSRIEALGRSVYGPSFRVWLDDDLAVAERELEGVRLPVEALSTGAQEQLAIITRLAISHLVSTGEGSVPVIFDDALGWSDKARLRDMGALLGRAGDHGQVIVLTCMPDRYEYVPKATFITLDG, encoded by the coding sequence ATGAGATTACACAGCTTGGCGCTGCGGGACTTCCGTGGCGTCAAGGACCGTACTGTCCGGTTCCGCGCGCTCGGTACGACGGTCGTGGTCGGCGACAACGAGGTCGGGAAGTCCAGCCTGGTCGAGGCGTTCGGGCTGATCTTCGACCTGCCGGACGACTCGAAGTCGACCCGGATCAAGGACATCCAGCCGGTCGGCCAGGACGTCGGCCCGGCGGTGACCGCCGAGCTGAGCCTCGGCGGCCGCGAGCTGACGTACTCCAAGCGCTGGCTGAAGAACCGGTCCACCGAGCTGACGATCGTCGAGGCCGACGGCCGCCGGCAGTCCTGGACCGGGCGCGAGGCGCACAACGAGGCCGAGCGGTTGTTCCACGAGCACGTCGATCCCGTGCTCTGGCAGACGTTGATGGTCAGCCAGGGCCAGTCGTTGGTGTTGCCAACGCCGGCGGATGCGGAGCCGTTGATCACCGCGGTCACGGCCGAGTCCGGGACGCCGGTCGACGGTGCGTCGATGCCGCTGGTGAGCGCGGTCGAGCACGAGTACCTGCGGTACTGGACACCCCGCGGCAAGCCGACCGGTGACTTCGCCCGGTCCGGGAAGGCGGTCGATGCGGCCGAGCTCGCGTTCAAGCAGGCGCTGCAGGCGATGGAGGAGGTGCAGTCCGACATCCGGCGGGCCGAGCGGCTGAACCTCGACCTCGACGACGTGTCGAACCGCCTCGCGGAGCACCTCACCGGGGTCGAGGCGCTGCGTGAACGCAAGCAGGCGACCGACGAGATCCTGCTCCGCCGGGACTCGGTCAGGTCCCGCGCCGAGACCGCCCGCGCCCGGCTCGAGAACCACACCCGGACCCGGCTGGAGCGGGAACGCCTGCTCGAGGAGGTCGAACGGTTCACGACGTTCGACGCCGACCTGGCCGACCGCCGCGCCGACGCGGAGCTCGTCGCGAAGAAAGCGGCCGAGACCGTCCGGGCAGCCGAGGCCGCACTCGCGGAGGTCGTCGAGCTCAAGGACCTGCGGCGTACCGAAGTACAGGCCGCTGAACGGCGCGTGTCCGATCTGATGGACCGGGCCGAGCTGGACCGGTTGATCGGGCAGCAGACCGAACTGGTCGACGTCCGGGCGCGGATCGCCGCGGCCGGGACGATTCTCGATCGGATCAAGGTCGACGACGCGACCGTGTCCGCGCTCGAGGATGCCCGCGCCGCCGTGGTCGAGGCGCGCGCGGCGCTTGCCGCCGGCGTGCCCGAGGTGACGGTCCGGCGACTCGGCCCGGAGCCGGTCGAGCTGTCCGGGACGGGCCTCGACGGTGACGTACCGGCGGATCTTGGGTTCGACGCGACGGCCAGCCTGCTCGTGTCCGGCGAGCTCGTGGTCGGCGTACCGGGGCAGCTCGAGGTGACCGTACGCGCGGGTGGTGAGGCGGCGACGCTGCGCTCGCGGGTCGACGACGCCGTACGGCGGGAGAAGGACCTGCTCAAGAAGGCCGGCGTCAAGGACGTCGCCGCGGCGCGGGAGCTGCTGCGCAAGGCGGACACCGCGCTCGCCGAGCTGAACGAGGCCCGCCGGACCGAGAAGTCGCTGACGGCCGGTGGCGATCCGGGCGAGCGGATCGCCGTACTGACCGCGCGGCTCGGGGTCGGCGAGGAGGCCGAGCCCGAGGAGGAGAAGACCACCAAGCAGCCGGTGGTCGACGTACCGGGCCAGATGTCGCTGTTCGAAGAGTTCGCGTCACCGCACGACACGTTGTTCGACGACTTCGAGGTGGCCGAGCCGGAGCCCGACGATCTCGCGGCGGCGCAGCGCGCCCTGGAGGAGGCTCGCGACGGGCTGGCCGAGGCAGAGCGGTTGCTGACGGACGCGGAGTTCGCGGCGGCGCAGGCGCGGAAGGCCGCGGACGAGGACCGGTCGGAGGCGCAGAACGCGCGCGCCCGGTCGGAGCTCGCGGGCGAGCGGCTGGCCGCGGCGATCGAGTCGCTGGAGGCCGCGCGCGCGGCGCTCGACGACGAGGCCGTCGCTACGGCGGAGGCCGAGGCGACCGCGGAGGTCGAGGCGGTGATCGAGGAGCTGACGGCCGTCGAGGCGCAGGCCGCCGCGGCCGGGGCGGACGAGATCGCGGGCGAGCTGAACCACGCCCTCGCCGTCGCCAAGCGCCTGCAGGACGAGCGCGACCGGCTGCGCGACGCCCTGCGGACGACCGAAGGCCGGCTCGAGCAGTCCGGCCGGGACGGGCTCGCGACCCGGCGCGATGTCGCCGAGCTGGAGCTTGCTGCCGTACGCACGGAACACGAGAGCCTGTTGCGCCGCGCCGAGGCCGCGCGGCGGGTGCACGAGACGCTGAGCCGGCATCGCGCCGAGGCGCAGACGAAGTACTCCGAGCCACTGCAGAGCCGGATCGAGGCGCTCGGCCGGAGCGTGTACGGGCCGTCGTTCCGGGTCTGGCTGGACGACGACCTCGCCGTGGCCGAACGTGAGCTGGAGGGCGTCCGGCTGCCGGTCGAGGCGCTGTCGACCGGCGCTCAGGAGCAGCTCGCGATCATCACGCGGCTCGCGATCAGCCACCTGGTCAGCACCGGCGAGGGCAGCGTCCCGGTGATCTTCGACGACGCGCTCGGCTGGTCCGACAAGGCCCGGCTGCGGGACATGGGCGCGCTGCTCGGCCGGGCCGGCGACCACGGGCAGGTCATCGTGCTGACCTGCATGCCCGACCGTTACGAGTACGTCCCGAAGGCCACCTTCATCACGCTGGACGGATGA
- a CDS encoding metallophosphoesterase family protein, whose translation MDSLTFLHSSDWQLGMMRRFLGPDGQARWGQARLDAVARIGEVAERTGAAFVAVTGDVFEHNQVERQTILRACEALKRIPVPVVLLPGNHDALEPGSLWTSSQWSAHAPDHVTVLTETTPFQILPGVEILGAPWRSRRPLSDPAAPGYADLTADPSKIRILLAHGQLTSLSGGMSDVPPIDQAALEAAVADGRLQYVGLGDRHSTTRVTDRIWFSGTQEVTSPEEDAPGNVLKVTIAGDSINVEPIRVGAWHMVDHRVELFDEESITALEDWFAELPDKERTYVRLAGDGSLSLPLLARLDSIIDAQGEVFASVERWAKFWTVRPAPDAADLESLQLSGPARAAMEELRQALAGGDESAGAALSLMHRLARDAG comes from the coding sequence ATGGACTCGCTCACGTTTCTGCACAGCTCGGACTGGCAGCTCGGCATGATGCGCCGGTTCCTGGGGCCGGACGGCCAGGCCCGGTGGGGTCAGGCGCGGCTGGATGCTGTCGCACGGATCGGCGAGGTCGCGGAACGGACCGGGGCTGCGTTCGTGGCCGTCACCGGTGACGTGTTCGAGCACAACCAGGTCGAGCGGCAGACCATCCTGCGCGCGTGTGAGGCGCTGAAGCGGATCCCGGTCCCGGTCGTGCTGCTCCCGGGCAACCACGACGCGCTGGAGCCGGGCTCGCTGTGGACCTCGAGCCAGTGGAGCGCTCACGCCCCGGACCACGTCACGGTGCTGACCGAAACGACGCCGTTTCAGATTCTCCCGGGTGTGGAGATCCTCGGCGCGCCATGGCGTTCCCGCCGCCCGTTGTCCGACCCCGCCGCGCCCGGGTACGCGGACCTGACGGCCGACCCGAGCAAGATCAGGATCCTGCTCGCCCACGGCCAACTGACCAGCCTGTCCGGCGGCATGTCCGACGTACCGCCGATCGACCAAGCGGCTCTCGAAGCAGCGGTCGCGGACGGCCGGCTGCAATACGTCGGCCTCGGCGACCGCCACTCGACCACGCGCGTCACCGACCGGATCTGGTTCTCCGGCACCCAGGAGGTCACGTCACCGGAGGAGGACGCGCCCGGCAATGTCCTCAAGGTGACGATCGCCGGCGACAGCATCAACGTCGAGCCGATCCGCGTCGGCGCCTGGCACATGGTCGATCACCGCGTCGAGCTCTTCGACGAGGAGTCGATCACGGCGCTGGAGGACTGGTTCGCGGAGCTCCCGGACAAGGAGCGGACGTACGTACGCCTCGCGGGCGACGGCTCGTTGTCGCTGCCGCTGCTGGCCCGGCTGGACTCCATCATCGACGCCCAGGGCGAGGTGTTCGCGAGTGTCGAGCGGTGGGCGAAGTTCTGGACCGTACGCCCCGCGCCGGACGCCGCGGATCTGGAATCGCTGCAGTTGAGCGGCCCGGCCCGTGCCGCGATGGAGGAACTGCGGCAGGCACTGGCCGGCGGTGACGAGAGTGCCGGCGCCGCGCTCTCGCTGATGCACCGACTGGCTCGGGACGCGGGATGA
- a CDS encoding GNAT family N-acetyltransferase → MDAYLETERLRLRRFTADDVELLVALDSDPEVMRYLTGQPTSRAEIESVVLPGILKVYAEHPGLGTFAASAAGGFVGWFGLQPTSDAATVGVGYRLLRSAWGKGYATEGTRALIAHAFTALGMERVEADTMAVNHRSRAVMRRAGLRFEKVFHVQFDDPLPGTEFGEVLYSVDRTTWEAGRHE, encoded by the coding sequence GTGGATGCGTACCTGGAGACCGAGCGGCTGCGGTTGCGGCGGTTCACCGCGGACGATGTCGAGTTGCTGGTCGCGCTCGACTCCGATCCCGAGGTGATGCGGTATCTGACCGGTCAGCCGACGTCGCGAGCCGAGATCGAGAGCGTCGTACTGCCGGGGATTCTGAAGGTGTACGCCGAGCATCCCGGGCTCGGGACCTTCGCGGCCTCGGCCGCCGGCGGGTTCGTCGGGTGGTTCGGGCTGCAGCCGACCTCGGATGCGGCGACTGTGGGCGTCGGGTACCGGTTGCTGCGGAGCGCATGGGGCAAGGGGTACGCGACCGAGGGGACGAGGGCGTTGATCGCGCACGCGTTCACCGCACTCGGGATGGAGCGGGTGGAGGCGGACACGATGGCGGTCAACCACCGCTCGCGGGCGGTGATGCGGCGGGCGGGGTTGCGGTTCGAGAAGGTGTTCCACGTGCAGTTCGACGATCCACTGCCGGGGACGGAGTTCGGCGAGGTGCTGTACTCGGTGGATCGGACGACCTGGGAAGCTGGACGACATGAGTGA
- a CDS encoding HAD family acid phosphatase produces the protein MSDDRPYAVLDIDATLSDTSKRIHFVEKKPKDWDSFFEHAKEDAVLEEGLAVATTLAADHVIVYLTGRPERLRRDTEKWLKDNGFPEGKVYMRGNTDRRPSMLMKLGRLKRLAEQRPVAVLVDDDAKVVAAAQKAGYTVMRADWGLDPETQPALFEAQESEGRT, from the coding sequence ATGAGTGACGACCGGCCGTACGCCGTACTCGACATCGACGCCACGCTGTCCGACACCAGCAAGCGGATCCACTTCGTCGAGAAGAAGCCGAAGGACTGGGACTCGTTCTTCGAGCACGCGAAGGAGGACGCGGTGCTCGAGGAGGGGCTCGCGGTCGCGACGACGCTCGCGGCGGACCACGTGATCGTCTACCTGACCGGCCGCCCGGAGCGACTCCGCCGCGACACCGAGAAATGGCTGAAGGACAACGGCTTCCCCGAGGGCAAGGTCTACATGCGCGGCAACACCGACCGCCGCCCGTCGATGCTGATGAAACTCGGCCGCCTCAAGCGCCTCGCCGAACAGCGCCCGGTCGCCGTGCTGGTCGACGACGACGCCAAGGTGGTCGCTGCCGCCCAGAAGGCCGGCTACACAGTGATGAGGGCCGACTGGGGCCTCGATCCCGAGACCCAGCCGGCCCTCTTCGAAGCTCAGGAGTCCGAAGGACGCACCTGA